A stretch of the Drosophila sulfurigaster albostrigata strain 15112-1811.04 chromosome 2L, ASM2355843v2, whole genome shotgun sequence genome encodes the following:
- the LOC133850178 gene encoding uncharacterized protein LOC133850178 — MPRRKPTFKTDVIGTLDLNPEEAVGEYLLSRQQERFFVKPPNWDSAGDSVEMLYIENARENEAMQVLQRQLLEEAQRQTELNHQRIASMYRMQERLRKRFIEVNGFIKDCADKKRAAEKIIREQEGLHEELSRGIDDYKTSISELQSFRRDLKETVHQFQPYERVLDDVVKISDIFVSPKDCMDRCDALMLAQVEINELKNTKLQEIEEMRQRMVKITSEAALTVLGLKNDLAKLERSYNQSRALGLKWEKTLSLCKDTTSNNDLDKERALDGIQILYRMMCKRRDIDATFSRREVEKCLDFVKREVELLVSVLREMERSTQKGGKSANQDGALCG, encoded by the exons ATGCCGCGTCGCAAGCCCACTTTTAAGACCGATGTCATCGGCACTCTGGATCTCAACCCCGAGGAGGCTGTTGGCGAGTATCTGCTCTCTCGCCAGCAGGAGCGTTTCTTCGT TAAACCACCCAATTGGGATTCGGCTGGAGATTCAGTGGAGATGCTGTACATCGAGAATGCGCGGGAGAATGAGGCCATGCAGGTGCTGCAGCGACAGCTGCTCGAAGAGGCACAGCGCCAAACGGAGCTCAATCACCAACGCATTGCTTCGATGTATCGCATGCAGGAGCGTTTACGGAAACGTTTCATCGAGGTGAACGGCTTCATTAAAGATTGTGCAGACAAAAAGCGAGCTGCCGAGAAGATAATACGAGAGCAGGAGGGACTTCATGAGGAGCTGTCCCGGGGCATCGACGATTACAAGACATCGATTAGTGAACTGCAGTCCTTTCGACGTGATCTCAAAGAGACTGTGCATCAGTTTCAGCCTTACGAGAGAGTCTTGGACGATGTCGTCAAGATCTCCGACATCTTTGTGTCTCCCAAGGACTGCATGGATCGTTGTGATGCATTGA TGCTCGCACAGGTGGAGATCAATGAGTTGAAGAACACGAAACTCCAGGAGATCGAGGAGATGCGTCAACGCATGGTGAAAATCACAAGCGAAGCAGCTCTTACTGTCCTTGGCCTAAAGAACGATCTGGCCAAGTTGGAGCGATCCTACAATCAGTCACGTGCTCTAGGCCTTAAATGGGAGAAGACCTTGTCCCTCTGCAAGGATACGACCAGCAACAATGATTTGGATAAGGAACGCGCACTAGATGGCATTCAAATCCTCTATCGTATGATGTGCAAGCGACGTG ATATTGATGCCACATTCAGCCGACGGGAGGTGGAAAAATGTCTTGACTTTGTCAAGCGTGAAGTCGAGCTCTTGGTGTCCGTGCTACGTGAAATGGAGAGGAGCACTCAGAAGGGAGGCAAGTCTGCAAATCAAGATGGAGCACTTTGCGGTTAA
- the LOC133850390 gene encoding uncharacterized protein LOC133850390 — translation MPRTKPTTTLDVLGNLDLKPEEAVGDYLLSKAQQKYFVKPPNADAAGDSIELMYIHNSREHEMMLRLQQDMLENCKQQSSINSERVKEMYKTQEHLRQRFIDVNSFIKDCSDKKRIAEKAINDETQLHQELSEDIKKFKTSIDELTTFREALKATVEELQPYEKVLDEVVEVSDIFVSPKDCMDRCDALMLAQVEINDLEVKKLREIEEMRQHMVKITSEAALTVLGLKNDLSVMERSYNESRAQCLKWEKILEATKDVIAARYLEKQRNMNAIHSLYFMLCRRRDISPHIRRRNMEKVLDFIKGELYLLQEILMELEKPEAKF, via the exons ATGCCACGCACTAAGCCAACCACAACTCTCGATGTTTTGGGCAATCTGGACTTGAAACCCGAGGAGGCGGTGGGCGATTACCTGTTATCAAAAGCGCAGCAAAAATACTTTGT GAAGCCGCccaatgctgatgctgctggaGACTCCATCGAGTTGATGTACATTCATAATTCGCGGGAGCATGAAATGATGCTGAGGTTGCAGCAGGATATGTTAGAAAATTGCAAGCAGCAGTCATCGATCAACTCGGAGCGAGTGAAAGAAATGTATAAGACTCAAGAGCATCTGAGGCAACGATTCATCGATGTGAACAGCTTCATCAAGGACTGTTCCGATAAGAAGCGAATCGCAGAGAAGGCCATTAATGATGAAACCCAGCTGCACCAGGAGCTCAGCGAGGATATTAAAAAGTTCAAGACCTCCATTGACGAGCTGACGACATTTCGTGAAGCCCTCAAAGCAACTGTCGAAGAGCTGCAGCCTTACGAGAAGGTGCTTGATGAGGTCGTCGAAGTGTCGGACATTTTCGTCTCTCCCAAGGATTGCATGGATCGTTGCGATGCGCtga TGCTGGCTCAGGTGGAAATCAATGATTTGGAGGTCAAGAAACTGCGGGAAATTGAAGAGATGCGGCAGCACATGGTAAAGATCACCAGCGAGGCAGCTCTCACTGTGTTGGGTCTAAAGAATGATTTATCGGTCATGGAACGTTCCTATAATGAGTCGCGGGCTCAGTGCTTGAAGTGGGAAAAGATTCTGGAGGCGACTAAGGATGTAATAGCTGCTCGGTATTTGGAAAAGCAGCGCAACATGAATGCAATCCATTCCCTGTACTTCATGTTGTGTCGACGACGAG ATATTTCTCCTCATATACGTCGACGAAATATGGAGAAGGTATTGGACTTCATTAAGGGCGAGCTTTATCTGCTGCAGGAAATCTTGATGGAGCTGGAAAAGCCGGAAGCgaagttttaa